In the Telopea speciosissima isolate NSW1024214 ecotype Mountain lineage chromosome 2, Tspe_v1, whole genome shotgun sequence genome, one interval contains:
- the LOC122650637 gene encoding uncharacterized protein LOC122650637, giving the protein MTKPILEAGDRQITWDGFKAAFDDKYFPPCVKQRKIFEFMHLTQGSQTVMMYERKFEELSRYAPHMVSTEEMKARKSKQGLRVEIQKSISPMQLKTYAEVVHKSQIYEAVEKNATKDEEVEPKKKFKKSFATPTTNKDNWKKFHKKNPQGTVDCTKCCKNHKSDCLVGTFTCFKRKEPGHLARNCPTLKEHPEPNPQGGQANQNAQNRKDTQGNQKPRASGRVFTLTKKDAEASPFVVAGMLKISGIPAYVPFDSGSTHSFVSSTFATKLNVVPKVWNYRLCVFTPSGGMIETELIREACDVEIMDRKLTADLILLEMKDFNIILGMDWLTAYHASVHCFEKRVVIRPVKEPEFAFSGMMIGTPPLVIISGMQAQKLWRQGSQGFLASVVDTEVKGSILTDVPIVRDFSDVFLEDLVELPPKRDMEFSIELVPGTMPISKAPYRMAPVELKELKNQLEELLDKGFIQPSVSPWGALILFVKKKDGTMRMCIDYRE; this is encoded by the coding sequence atgaccaagcCCATATTGGAAGCAGGTGATAGGCAAATCACCTGGGATGGATTCAAGGCGGCTTTTGATGATAAGTATTTTCCACCTTGTGTAAAGCAAAGGAAGATCTTTGAGTTCATGCATTTAACTCAAGGAAGCCAAACAGTGATGATGTATGAGAGGAAATTTGAGGAACTATCTAGGTATGCACCACACATGGTGAGTACGGAGGAGATGAAGGCTCGAAAGTCCAAGCAAGGCTTAAGGGTAGAGATCCAGAAGAGTATCTCTCCCATGCAACTGAAGACATATGCTGAAGTAGTCCATAAATCTCAGATTTATGAGGCTGTGGAGAAGAATGCAACAAAGGATGAAGAAgttgaaccaaagaaaaagttCAAGAAGAGTTTTGCTACCCCTACAACAAACAAGGACAATTGGAAGAAATTCCACAAGAAAAATCCCCAAGGAACTGTTGACTGCACGAAGTGTTGTAAGAACCACAAGAGTGATTGTTTGGTAGGAACGTTCACTTGCTTCAAGCGTAAGGAACCTGGACATCTTGCAAGGAATTGTCCAACTTTGAAGGAGCATCCAGAGCCAAACCCCCAAGGAGGGCAAGCCAATCAAAATGCCCAGAATAGAAAGGACACTCAAGGAAATCAGAAGCCAAGAGCCTCTGGTAGGGTTTTCACACTGACTAAGAAGGATGCAGAGGCATCTCCCTTTGTTGTGGCAGGTATGCTGAAAATCTCTGGAATACCTGCTTATGTCCCATTTGATTCAGGATCCACTCATAGTTTTGTATCGAGTACCTTTGCTACTAAATTGAATGTTGTGCCTAAAGTTTGGAATTACCGGTTGTGTGTGTTTACACCTTCTGGAGGAATGATAGAGACAGAATTAATTCGTGAAGCATGTGATGTAGAGATTATGGATAGAAAATTGACTGCAGACTTAATTCTGTTAGAAATGAAGGATTTTAATATTATACTTGGAATGGATTGGCTAACAGCATATCATGCTAGTGTTCATTGTTTTGAAAAGAGAGTGGTCATAAGACCTGTGAAGGAACCAGAGTTTGCATTTTCTGGGATGATGATAGGAACTCCGCCATTGGTGATAATTTCAGGGATGCAAGCCCAGAAGTTGTGGAGGCAAGGAAGCCAAGGATTTTTAGCTTCAGTTGTTGACACTGAAGTGAAGGGATCAATTTTAACTGATGTACCTATTGTGAGGGATTTTTCGGACGTGTTTCTGGAGGATTTGGTAGAATTGCCACCTAAAAGAGATATGGAGTTTTCTATTGAGTTGGTTCCTGGTACGATGCCAATATCCAAAGCACCGTACCGGATGGCTCCAGTAGAActgaaagaattgaagaatcaatTGGAAGAGTTGTTGGACAAGGGTTTCATACAACCTAGTGTTTCGCCGTGGGGAGCTCTAATCCTAtttgtcaagaagaaggatggtaccATGAGGATGTGTATAGATTATAGGGAATAA